The Pempheris klunzingeri isolate RE-2024b chromosome 16, fPemKlu1.hap1, whole genome shotgun sequence genome includes the window GCTCTAGTATCTTCAGTGAGTCAATGAAGGCACAGAGCTGCAAAGTGACCACAGAGGTCACTAGGTCCTAGAATCCTAGTCTTAGTTTGGGAGGAGATGAGTTTCAttatgtgtgtgctgctggctgctgtgtaTGAATCTGCATTACTCCTGAAGAATACTGTAACCACCATGCAGGACCCAGaaagtgttttaattaaatggTTTTGGACTTATGTTGTtttttgagtattttattttattttattttattttatttgtgtgaccCTTATCGCAGGATTTGATTGTCCCATGCCTAAATTATACTACCAGCACCACTACTAATGCTACTGGAATCATGGATATTTTGATCCTTGCCTTGATATTCTTGACACAGTTTGACCCTTGGGGTCTGAGATGTCACCACTTTATTGTATCGCCACTACAGAGGCAAAGGTTTggttgaaaatatgaaataaataagtGAGGACAGATAAATTGAGCGCTCAGATGAAGGAGATATCGGCCAAGATTATCTGCAGCCGTGTTCTCGCATGTTTATACCCTTCACAGAGCAGTGTAGATGTCTGCACTGTTTACCACACAGAGTGGAAGCTTTCAGTCAAATATGGTTACAGCAGAGGTACCagagctccctctgctggtcaaGTATGGGAATTATTTACTGCTGAATCTACAGGAATACTGAACAAAAgaccagaggagaggaaatgtgatTAAAGCTTCAACCATGGATGATCTGTCGCTAATGAGACCAGATGCTTGTTTGTACCATGTCTTAAGAACTCATCAAGGTCACAGCTCCCACCTCAGATCAGTGTTCCAGAATTTGGTAGAAGAGTCATTTCATTTTGCCGATCTAATCATACTGGTgctgatgtttcttttctgtctgaaagTTAACCAGTCATCAGGGGTTTCACTTGATCTAGCCTTGGGCCAGGCCTTGGTGAGAACCAAGGCCTGTGTTTCTTAAAAGGGGCGTGTCTGtcagctgtaacattaaaagATGGTGAGAAGTTTTCCAGTGCCATCAGTAACAGAAAAATATTGTTAACAGTTGAGATGGGTAAATCATTTAGGAAATGCTGAAGCTTCAAATGTTTATTAGTAACTCCATTATAGATGAACGCATGATTTTGATCGTTGGTTGTTATTGTTAAATACTTTTAGAAGATATAATGTTCAACCATCTCTCTTTGGGAGCATTTGCATATTAACATTTGCATATTACCACTGTGCTCACCAGTGTCCTGGTGGAAACTGAACCTCTCCCCATCACTAGCtctgccctctctcctctgtgctcccaGCTCTGTTGAGATAGACATTCTGCTGCTACGCTTGGGAGTCATCCGGAGTCATATTGTCCAGAGGAGTCTGAATACTTGCGTCGTCCTCGGTGCTGTGATGGTCAGCTGTTGACTGGGGTTGCCCCGGCCCCTGCTGTGAATGGCTGTGAGCAGAGGGGGCGTTGCCTTCTGGGTGGGTTGTGTCTGCGGCCAGAGCAGAAGGCCACCCATCAAGACACAGAGCTGGAGCCTCAATCAGGTAATCTGTCCTGTCATCCATCTCACATTTGAGGAGTGTGTTTAGGGTTAGAGGGCCACCGGCAGTTCAGTGTCATTTAGTGTGGACAACAAAGCAGCATACACACATTATGTATTATATGAATCATTCCAGAACTTAACACAACTCTGTTTTTGGAATTTAACAAAGGAATAGTTGAACATTTTggatcattcattcatacatatTATTCCTGGGCATGAGATGTTCAGGTACATATACATTCTCAGGTCTTTGTGTGAAGTTCACAGCTGaagcttagtttagcataaagactggaagcaggaggaaacacttCCTCTGACTGTTTTACCTCCTACGGTGTTTTATTACACTATTTATAGACTCTGGTTGTTACTTTGAATACCATAATGTCttgatatatacatatatatttcatatgttAGGAAGCAACATAATTCACACAGCATTATAGTTGTTGATGAAGACAAGCTTCAAATTGAAgccaaatatttaatttaactATTTGGATTTAATCGGAGCAGAGAATCTGGTCTCTAACAGTCTGATAGTCCTTCAGTGCCAGAGTCTGGCACTGATGAGAGGCTTCTATCTGGCCACTCTTTTCAACAGAAGTGTTTGTCCCTGGTGTCCAAACTATGacaaaagaccatcctctctcctcgtctgctgctccatcttttagtaaatgtgtgtaatcTGTTGATAATGTGACCTCTTGCAGCAGgctgaatccacctcactgtaTGTCATTGCTCTGATGTTTGAGATATGAGCAGAACATCtgttctctccatcctccctccatctgtgaAGTGAAGACCCAgcagatttactttattttgaatgGAAATGTGACAACCATCCTCACGGTGACTGCAACAGtactgcatgtaaacatattttagTAGAGCCCACAAATATAAGCATAACCCTTGAAAATGAGCACATTACGTCTTCTTTAAAGCCCAGACGAGTAGAGTGTTCTGATGGTAGTTCTTCTGGAAGCTTCTACTGTCCATGCAGGATCTGTGAACATGGTCTGAGTGACCATCAGGTACTTGGTCACGTCTCTCCCCTGGTTGTCTGGGTGACCGGCTCTAGTCCTGGTTCCACATTTCTTCTGTTGCTGTGCTCTCAGGTAccttcagagcagcagaaatgtttttgtcaccTTCCCCAGAAGAAATGGGATGCACCTGAGCTAAATTTCACATGTCAATgtgatattttagttttattctttttaataaatttgCAAGAATTTCTAGAATCCTGTTTCTGCTTCGTCCATATGGGATATTCAGTGTATATTGATGAGAAATGGTTGTAGCTAAAGGCTGTGACAAAATGTGAAAGCGTCTGAGTGCTTGGTGAATGTGCTGTATCTCTGGAAGCACAGAGATGAAACTGACTGACAGCTACCGATTTAAATGTCAGTAATAAGACGGTATGTGAGCAAGTGTTGCTGTTACAGTATTCTATGTTTCTAATCTGTCCCTATTGCTCCTTCAGGCAATTGACTGGCAGTGGACCCGTCACACCCGGCCCTTGAGCAGTGCATCATGGTCCCTGGTGCCCCCCAACAGCCTGAGATATCGGAGCATTAAGCAGCCGGCGCTGTCTCACCCATTCCACCATGCCAGCCAGACTCAGAGAAGAGGTTACGAAGAAGACTGGGAGGAGTCTCTCAGCGTGTGCGTTCTGGTGCGGCAGGGCGAGTCAGATGGCCTCCGCACGCTGCTGGAGATCCCCCTCCCCAGTCACAATAAACTAGGAGAGCTCCTCGCTCTGGGGGATCACAAGACCTCTGAGCTCTCCTTCCCGCTGACCACCGTggacggcagcagagaggatgacatCAGTGTCTCCAGCTTGAAGAGAAACAGTGTTGATGCTGTAAAGAGAGAGCATGGCTGTTTCAGAAGCCTGTTCGAAGCGGAGCGCTGTCCTGCGCCGTTCATGTACGGCTctcagttttattgttttcattgcccCGGCACAGAGCCGGTGCCTGGCAGTGGGCTGAAGTCTAGGCAGGATATTGGACTTGACAACAAGCCTGCAGAGCCGCCTCTGCTGCCTCCCACCTCTCTGTGTAGCCacgcagagagagcagagggggagcACACTGAAGGAGACGGTGAAGGGGAAGAGAAACTGGCCGTGATGTATGAAAGACTTAGGATAGAGGTAAAGGGAGCTGCCcgtgtgtgtccatgttgtATGACAGATCACTTCGGccactgatgagaaaaaaaacctacaTTCACATTCTAACAATAAAAGTTTTGATATTTCTCTTTGTAATAGTAACATAAATAAGCTGGTCATTCATAAATGTCTCAGATTTGATGCCTCAGATTTAAAAGTGACGTGGCCTTCCATCGAGTTTACCTGGATTAAATCATAAGCAAATGACACAGGCTGCCAAATAGTGACCTCACACACTTCTACACACCCCGACTGGTTGGTTGTCTATCATCGGTCCCTTTCCAACGTTGTTTTGAGCAAGGCTTTCAGTGTTCTTTCACATGCATTACAAAACCCTTTTGTTAAATTGTTGTCATGCTCCAGCGTGATTGGCTCAGCTGTGACTGGAGCTATGGGACCCTTGATGTGACCGCACCACACACTGCATGGCCAAAAGTCAGTGGACACCATTACTAATTATTTAATTCAGGTGTTTCAGCCATAACATGTCCATGTTAGGAAAGTTAAAAAGTGACTTTAAACATGGCACTGTCAAAGGATGTGATCACCTGTTACCAATCATCTGTTGCATGAGTCACTGTAGAGCTCCAAACTGCCTCTGGGAGCAGCACCAGTGGAGCAGCTGCAAATCAGCCTAACATCACCATGCACAACAGCAAGCACTGGCGAGAGTGGTGTAAAGCACACTGGACTTGGGAGCAGTGGAAACATGCTCTTCTGAATGATTAATCACGCCTGTTTGGGGTTGGCTGATGCCAGGAGAACACAGATAGCAACTAGAATGCTTAGTGCTGACTATAAAGTTTTGTGAAGGAGGGGTAATAGTGTGGGTGTGTTTAGGGTTTGAGCTCTGACCCTCAGTTCCAGTGAAgggtcttcttcttctcctgtgcACAAAGCCAGGTCTAGAAAGCCACGGTTAGATGAGTTTGGTGTGAAGAACTTGCCTGGCCTGCTCAGAGCCCTTATCTCAACCCCGCTGAGCACGTTTGGGAGGAGGTAGAACGCTGTTTGCAAGCTAGGCCCTCTTGTCAGATGGTGGTTTCAAAATGAGATGTCCAACAAGCTCCTATAGATACGATGGTGAGGTGTCCACTAACTTTTGACACATCACCCAGTTCTGCTGTGACATTGCTGTTCAGTGATGCTGAGCTGGTAACTCATGAAGCTGTAAAGCTGTACCTTAATATCAGGGACTGACTTCTCTGTCTTTGCTTTGCAGCTTCCAAGTTTCTTTATGAAGAACCACGATTACAGCATGTACTCACATGATATGGAATTCATCAACGGCCTCCTCAATACCAAGACCAGGTGAAACCATTTGGGCTCATGGTGATCTCTTCTTACAGACAGCTCTGTGAATGTGTGGcctgactgagtgtgtgtgttggtgtagag containing:
- the c16h6orf136 gene encoding uncharacterized protein C6orf136 homolog: MAVSRGGVAFWVGCVCGQSRRPPIKTQSWSLNQAIDWQWTRHTRPLSSASWSLVPPNSLRYRSIKQPALSHPFHHASQTQRRGYEEDWEESLSVCVLVRQGESDGLRTLLEIPLPSHNKLGELLALGDHKTSELSFPLTTVDGSREDDISVSSLKRNSVDAVKREHGCFRSLFEAERCPAPFMYGSQFYCFHCPGTEPVPGSGLKSRQDIGLDNKPAEPPLLPPTSLCSHAERAEGEHTEGDGEGEEKLAVMYERLRIELPSFFMKNHDYSMYSHDMEFINGLLNTKTRGLAVYQVTVSVWRILCLCYYTKAQLEVLKLTKHMEDGTIKARWRIRGLPFYSLLLRFYRKDKSHLYRSYDAFSTFYIGQDGLIHCHKVEKMMPAQPPVLPRVTSLLAGALVALGVQEHRPALNLLPLLLSSLRQSRN